One segment of Paenibacillus sp. FSL R7-0337 DNA contains the following:
- the allB gene encoding allantoinase AllB yields MKEEGYELIIRNGQVVLPEEVRRLEIGVKDGKIAALGEDLKASSGTRILDAEGQYVLPGMIDMHVHFNEPALGHWEGFRSGSAALAAGGCTCYADMPLNGNPPTVSLEALRLKAEAAAGNSAVDYVLWGGLMPGNLEELEGLVTAGVTGFKAFISNPGGEGEGRFREVDDDTLYQGMLRIAATGGILALHAESEAMTSTLGAAALRAGRSSARDFAASRPPQAELAAVARALLYSERTGCKLHFVHISTAAALELIHEAKLRGLDVTAETCPHYLILDEDSMETLGPLAKCAPPLRSSGERDRLWTALAAGQVDLVASDHSPCPPDLKLAPGLSFMEAWGGISGAQSSLELMIHEGVHVRGLPVTQISALLSGLPARRFGLEGRKGSISPGLDADLVLLDPDAAYTLRAEDLLYRHRHSPYVGMTLSCKVTATICRGNTVYTAAEGVVAGSGGEWLRIRHSQPGL; encoded by the coding sequence ATGAAGGAAGAAGGTTATGAGCTTATCATCAGGAACGGACAGGTGGTCCTGCCCGAAGAAGTCCGCAGGCTTGAGATCGGAGTGAAGGATGGCAAAATCGCTGCACTGGGCGAAGACTTAAAGGCCTCGTCCGGGACCAGAATTCTGGATGCGGAAGGACAATACGTGCTGCCCGGTATGATCGACATGCATGTTCACTTCAATGAGCCTGCGCTTGGTCACTGGGAGGGCTTCCGCAGCGGGTCGGCTGCTCTTGCGGCCGGCGGCTGCACCTGTTATGCGGATATGCCGCTGAACGGGAATCCGCCGACGGTGAGTCTGGAAGCGCTCCGGCTGAAGGCGGAGGCCGCAGCCGGGAACTCGGCGGTGGATTATGTGCTGTGGGGCGGCCTTATGCCAGGGAATCTGGAGGAGCTGGAGGGACTGGTGACAGCGGGCGTTACCGGGTTCAAGGCCTTCATCTCGAATCCCGGCGGTGAAGGCGAAGGGCGGTTCCGTGAGGTGGACGATGATACCCTGTATCAGGGGATGCTTCGGATCGCCGCAACCGGCGGGATTCTCGCCCTGCATGCGGAGAGTGAAGCGATGACTTCGACGCTTGGGGCGGCAGCACTGCGCGCCGGGCGCAGCAGCGCGCGGGATTTTGCGGCTTCGCGCCCTCCGCAAGCGGAGCTTGCGGCTGTAGCCAGGGCGCTGCTGTATAGTGAGCGGACCGGCTGTAAGCTGCACTTCGTCCATATCAGCACAGCGGCAGCTCTGGAGCTGATTCATGAGGCCAAGCTGCGCGGCCTGGATGTGACCGCAGAGACCTGTCCCCATTATCTGATTCTGGATGAAGACAGCATGGAGACCCTTGGGCCGCTGGCCAAGTGCGCTCCGCCTCTTCGCAGCAGCGGGGAGCGGGACCGGCTTTGGACGGCGCTGGCTGCGGGGCAGGTGGATCTGGTTGCTTCCGATCATTCCCCCTGTCCGCCCGATTTGAAGCTGGCACCCGGTCTGTCGTTCATGGAAGCCTGGGGCGGGATTTCAGGAGCCCAGAGCAGTCTGGAATTGATGATCCATGAAGGTGTTCATGTGCGCGGCTTGCCGGTTACGCAGATCTCGGCGCTGCTCTCCGGGCTTCCTGCCCGGCGGTTCGGGCTAGAGGGGCGCAAGGGCTCTATCTCTCCCGGGCTGGATGCCGATCTGGTACTGCTTGATCCAGATGCAGCTTATACTCTGCGCGCAGAGGATCTGTTGTACCGTCACCGGCATAGTCCCTATGTCGGAATGACCTTATCCTGCAAGGTAACGGCAACGATCTGCCGGGGCAATACGGTCTATACTGCTGCGGAAGGCGTTGTTGCCGGCAGCGGAGGAGAATGGCTGCGGATCAGGCACAGCCAGCCCGGGCTATGA
- the uraD gene encoding 2-oxo-4-hydroxy-4-carboxy-5-ureidoimidazoline decarboxylase has translation MTIPADRLTLKQINSMAKQDFVEQLGGIFEHSPWVSEGVYSRRPFDSVQELHAAMMEIARQAEPDQVLALLRAHPDLATRLAVSPLSAAEQQGAGLDRLTPEEFTQLTGLNAAYTAKFRFPFIFAVRGKTKEDILTVIGERVDRPLKEEQEQALLEIGTITRFRLEDLLGAE, from the coding sequence ATGACTATACCGGCGGACCGGTTGACTCTGAAGCAGATTAACTCGATGGCAAAACAGGACTTCGTGGAGCAGCTCGGAGGTATCTTCGAGCATTCCCCTTGGGTATCAGAGGGGGTGTACAGCAGGCGTCCGTTCGATTCGGTGCAGGAGCTGCATGCTGCCATGATGGAGATAGCACGGCAGGCGGAGCCGGACCAAGTGCTGGCGCTGCTGAGAGCTCACCCGGATCTGGCGACAAGACTTGCAGTCAGTCCGCTCTCGGCGGCTGAGCAGCAGGGGGCCGGACTGGACCGGCTGACACCGGAGGAATTCACACAGCTTACCGGACTGAACGCTGCCTATACAGCGAAATTCCGCTTTCCGTTCATCTTCGCTGTACGGGGCAAAACGAAAGAAGACATCCTTACCGTCATCGGTGAGCGTGTGGACCGTCCGCTTAAGGAGGAGCAGGAGCAGGCGCTGCTGGAGATTGGAACAATCACTCGTTTTCGGCTGGAGGATCTGCTGGGGGCGGAATAG
- the uraH gene encoding hydroxyisourate hydrolase, translating to MNGRLSTHVLDLSQGKPAAGLSLQLWRMDNGGPVLLREALTNEDGRLDAPLLAGEEMLAGSYELLFMAGDYFRGTQAGAGEPETEEEAGAVVPFLDQIPIRFNMPDPSAHYHVPLLVAPGGYSTYRGS from the coding sequence ATGAACGGACGGCTGAGCACCCATGTGCTGGATCTCTCACAGGGCAAGCCTGCTGCGGGCCTGTCGCTTCAGCTCTGGCGGATGGATAACGGAGGGCCTGTGCTGCTGCGTGAGGCGCTAACGAATGAGGACGGCAGGCTGGACGCTCCGCTGCTGGCTGGAGAAGAGATGCTGGCCGGAAGCTATGAGCTGCTATTTATGGCCGGTGATTATTTCCGGGGCACTCAGGCTGGTGCCGGAGAACCGGAGACGGAGGAGGAAGCGGGGGCTGTTGTTCCGTTCCTGGACCAGATTCCGATCCGCTTCAATATGCCGGACCCCTCCGCCCATTACCATGTACCGTTGCTGGTTGCACCTGGAGGATATAGCACTTATCGGGGGAGTTAA